CACCGCGGCGAGTGCATCAAGCTCACCAAGCAGATCGGTCGCTACGACCGCGATGCGACCTGGGCGAAGGAGCGCGGCAACGAGCTGTGGGAGCTGTCGAGCCGCGAGCGCGTCTACCGGCTCGCCGCCGAGCGCGAGAAGCTCTGCCCCTCGGTGAAGGGGCCGACGACCGAGGAGCTGCTCGCGCAGGCCGCCGTGATGGCAGCGCGGCTCGCGGCGGCGGCGTAAACGCAGGGCGCGTTCTAGGGCGGCGAATCAGCTCGCGCGGTCGAACGCCGCCTCCATCACGCTCCCCGGGGCGTTCTCGCCGCTCCACGCGCGCAGCTGCTCGCGCGCTTGCTCGATCAGCATCCACTTGCCCGAGATGGCGCGCGCGCCACGACCCGCGGCGTCTCGCAGCAGCCGCGTCTCGAGCGGGTCGTAGACCGCGTCGAGCACGATGCTTCCGGCGCGCAGGGCTGCAGCAGCGACCGGGCTCGCGTCGCTCTTCAGCCCGACGCTCGTCGTGTTGACGAGCACGTCGTGGGGAATCGCGGCGAGCTCCTCGAGCGCGCCGGCGCGCTCGGCGCCGAGCTCGCGCGCGAGCGCCTCGGCCTTGCCGGGCGTGCGATTCAGCACGATCGCGCGCGCGCCGCGCTGGCGCAGCGCGAACAGCGCCGCGCGCGCGGTGCCGCCGGCGCCGAGCACCACCGCGGTCTTCCCGGCGAGCGCCGTCTCGCGCTCGAGCGCGCGCGCGACGCCGAGCCAATCCGTGTTGCTGCCGACGAGCGCGTCGCCGTCGCGCACGACGGTGTTCACCGCGCCGATCGCGCGCGCGGTCTCGTCGACGCGATCCAGCAGCGGGAAAACCGCCTCCTTGTGCGGGATCGAGATGGAGAGCTGGCGGACGCCGATCGCGCGCGCGCCTGCGATGGCCGCGGCGAGATCGCCGGGCACGACGTCGAAGGCGAGGTACACCGCGTCGAGGCCGAGCGCGGCGTAGGCCGCGTTGTGCAGCGCGGGCGAGCGCGTGTGGCCGGCGGGGTGCAGGAAGATCCCGCACAGCGCGGTCTTCGCGGTGATCACAGCGTGGGGCACGCGAGCACCTTGCCTTGCCCCTGCGGTGTCGCGAGCGACTCGAACGCCGCGGGCACCGCGTCGAGCGCGACGCGGTCCGTGATCAGCGGCGCGGGGTCGATGCGCTCCTGCGCGAGCATGTCGAGCGTGTAGGTGAAGTCGTCCTTCTCATAAGCGAGCACGAACTGCAGCGCCGTCTCCTTCATGACGCCGGTGATCGGCGTGATCGAATCCGCACCGACACACACGCCAGCGACGACCACGCGGCCGCGGAAGCGCACGCGATTCACGCAGTCCTCGATCAGCCCCCGCGCGCCGACCGCCTCGAACACGATGTCGGGGCCCCCGGGCGCGACCCGCTCGAGCACGCTGGTCAGGTCCTCGCGCACGGGGTCGACGACGCGAGTCGCGCCGAGCTTCTCCGCGAGCGCGCGGCGGCCGGCCGCGCGCTCCGACACGATCACCTCGCGCGCACCGAAATGGCGCGCCCAGAGCGCGATCGCGAGGCCGATCGGGCCCGCGCCGACCACGAGGCAGCGCTCGCCGCGTCGCAGGCGGCTCGCGTTCAGCGCGTGCACGCCCACCGCCAGCGGCTCCGTCAGCGCCGCGAGCTCGATGCTCACGCCGCTCGGCACGCGCACCGCCTCGTGCGCCGCGATCGCGACGTACTCCGCGAACGCGCCGTTCGGCGCGCCGAGGCCGATCGGCGTCTGCGCCTGGCAGTAAGCGCCCATCCCCGCGCGACAGCGCTCGCACGCGCCGCACGAGAGATTCGGGATCGCGCACACGCGCTCGCCCGCCTTCAGCACGCCCGCGGCTTCCACCACCTCGCCGCAGAACTCGTGGCCCATGATCGCGCCGGCGGGCAGCAGCTTGTGCTGATGCAGGTGCAGATCGCTCCCGCAGATGCCGCACGCGAGCACTCGCAG
The window above is part of the Deltaproteobacteria bacterium genome. Proteins encoded here:
- a CDS encoding shikimate dehydrogenase; amino-acid sequence: MPHAVITAKTALCGIFLHPAGHTRSPALHNAAYAALGLDAVYLAFDVVPGDLAAAIAGARAIGVRQLSISIPHKEAVFPLLDRVDETARAIGAVNTVVRDGDALVGSNTDWLGVARALERETALAGKTAVVLGAGGTARAALFALRQRGARAIVLNRTPGKAEALARELGAERAGALEELAAIPHDVLVNTTSVGLKSDASPVAAAALRAGSIVLDAVYDPLETRLLRDAAGRGARAISGKWMLIEQAREQLRAWSGENAPGSVMEAAFDRAS
- a CDS encoding alcohol dehydrogenase catalytic domain-containing protein, which translates into the protein MRAVVSRAPGELSVEEVPEPKPSAGQAVLRVLACGICGSDLHLHQHKLLPAGAIMGHEFCGEVVEAAGVLKAGERVCAIPNLSCGACERCRAGMGAYCQAQTPIGLGAPNGAFAEYVAIAAHEAVRVPSGVSIELAALTEPLAVGVHALNASRLRRGERCLVVGAGPIGLAIALWARHFGAREVIVSERAAGRRALAEKLGATRVVDPVREDLTSVLERVAPGGPDIVFEAVGARGLIEDCVNRVRFRGRVVVAGVCVGADSITPITGVMKETALQFVLAYEKDDFTYTLDMLAQERIDPAPLITDRVALDAVPAAFESLATPQGQGKVLACPTL